The DNA sequence AATATTCACAGATCACACTCAACTCGATCACGATCAAAATCACATTCAACTTCACCTTCTACTTCTCCTCAACACAAAcatcaacagcaacagcagcagcaatcTTTTCCTCATGAGCCACAGACCCCCCCTTATAACAAATCACCTAGTCCAGTCAAGAGACGCAGTTTTTACGACAATTCTAGCGTGTTGACATCAGAAAGTCATGATATATTTTTTGATGCCGAAGATGAAGTTTATGATAGCTCATCACCTTTGTTGTGGGTACCGGCTAATTCTCATCCTCAAGTGAATCCCGAGTCATTTAAGAGTTTAATCAAAACTCAAGTCGAAGAGATATTGGAAAGAAAGCTATCTCGAAAATCAACTATTTCGAGAAGGTCAACATTATCACGTAGTTCTTCAACCAGTACCAAAGAAACATTAGCACCAGAACCAGAAATAAGCCCAGAGCTGGAACACGATGTGTCTCCTCCTTCTCCAGTAAGAAAATCTTCATTGTCTTCCTCGTCACAACAGAACCCGAATGAAGATATTTCTCGAAAGTCCTCATCCTCCGTTTCTTCAACTTCTCCACAAAAAGATCCAACAAAGAGAGAATCTTGGTACTTCAACAACCCAAAAAGATATCTGAATCCTTCATTGCGAGAGCTAACTTCAGAATTAGAGCAGTTGTCGAAAATGGCCGGCATGGACAAGAATGATGCCGTGACTTTGGCAAGAACTTTGTCGGCGCAATCGTTGGGATACACTGACGTGGAGAAATTAGCCTTTGATGAATTAGACGGTTCACAAACAACCGCTACAGCGACAACTCCCAATTCACTGGGCTCATCAGGAGGTTACGATTCTGCCAGCTCACCTCGTACCACAACCTTGCATTTGCAACAGCgtctacaacaacaatttcaacagGCCCAAATGAAGGCCGAAAGAGAAGCAGAAAGAACAACCAGACACCAACAAAGGCAACAACAATGGCCAATATCCAATGAAAGTAGTCATAAATCTCTGTCACAGTTCTCAACCAATGATGGAAGTTCTACTCCTAATATTTTTACCAGTAGTGGAAGTGGTACCGACTTTGCTTTGAAACGAAGTAGAAGAACTGACTATCGGAAAAAGGAAACTGACTCCAAACAAAAGACATCAAATAATTCGCCTCCTACAAGAAAGTACAATGTTCGTAATtctcaattgttgtttaattaCAAGAGACCAGTAGATTCTCCTTCGCTGTCACCTTCACCTTCACCTTCACCATCGTCATCTCAAAGCATGACGGGTCATAGAGTGAAGCACAAGAAATCTCAAAAGTCATTGGAAGCAGCATTGGCTAATCCAATAGTCGATGGCTCAGATATGTCGCATAATCCATACCCTACTGCATCAACCACCATTGATTTCAGTCGTATGGGTGTCAAAAAGTCAAACAAACAACCACTTAGTCCAGAGAATGCCATGGATGGCAGATCTCGCACAAAGCCAGAAAACAAACCCCATCGTGGTTACCCATACCAAGAAAGGTCTCATCCTTATCATCAACAGCCACAACCTCAGGTGCAACCCCAAACACAGAGACAGTCAACGAGACAGGCCCACAATCATCAGGGCATAGGGGCTGAGAAGCAACATCGACAGGATAACAAACGTATCATGCTGTCAGCTACTAATACGGACATAAATGATTTCATGGTGCAACTGAATCAATTTCAGACTAATGGGTCAAGGCACCATCGATATGACAACCTCCATAAAAAGGACAAGACGGCATTGTTTGCAAATGAAGACCCCCAACGTAAGTCTCATTCGACAAGAAACTCAAATATGAGAAATATGTCTTCGTCGCCTCAACAGCATTTACATCAACCGTATCTGACTACTTCTGCTGCTCCCAAATCGCGTCAACTACATCAAAATTTAGACAAGTTAAGGTCAGAGATCAATGAATTCAAGGAAAGTTTGAACAAATCGGACTCACCTGGCGAAGATTCCAAAAGAGCACACAGACTGCATCACGACCAGTACCAGCAACAacaccagcaccagcaccaaCGACAACAAGCACCATCACAGCAACAACTTGAACCTCGCAGTTACAACCATAATGACCGCTACCGAAGCCAACAACCACATGAACGCTTACAGCCCCAACAAGTCCAACCATTACAGTCAGATACTAGCTTTGACATAAGTTATCAGGACCTAAGTGTTGAAGATCAATTAGGTATTGAGCAAGAGGCATTGAGAGAATTAGGCAAGGAAAAGGGGAATTCTcatgaaattgatatagATGATGcatttgatgaagatttgGAGGTTCTGCCTATCAATGATGGAACTCGTTCTCAATTCACACTCGACCATGACATTTTGGGCAGCTTCGATTTGATGGATAATCAATTGGTTGGATCTGCAGATGAAGAGATTCAAAACCTCAATGGTAAGACTGAGGTCCACGTTACgcgacaacaacaagaaccaCAACAACCTAGAAATATTTCACCGCCATCTTCACAACAATACGTGGCTCATGATGATTTGCGTTTGCCTCCAGGTAAAGATACTGATAGAAAAAGTGGTCCTGGCTTaagtattgatttgttgcAGAGTAAGCCAATTCACCCCGAGGAAACTGCAATCGGGTTTGGAATGAATGCGTTACCCTCTCCAACGTTACATTTAGATGAATCTCAAAATAGTACACCTGGACATCTGCGAAAGACTAGTAATTCTGCCAGTTACGACGATTACTACAATATAGCAGACAAATCATCCACTGCAGGTACCCccaaaacaaagaaagagaCCAAAGTCAAgacaaaattatttaacAAAGACCccaatttggaaattatAGACTCTGACAActacaaagaaaaaatggGTATTGAGACAtctaataacaaaaaattgaagaagaaaaagtcTTTTGGTTTGCTTAGTACAACATCATCTGTGGGGGGGAACAATGCATCTGAAAGTGAGGGCcccaaaaaattgaaaaagaaaaagtcaTGGGGCTGGTTGCGGGAACGTTCTGCCAGTACGTCATCTGCagatatcaacaatttacCACCTTTGCCACTTGATAAATTGCCTACGAGgtcattttcaaatcccGAAACATCTACTGATCAGCACCACAAACAAGACCTTGCAAATGGCTCAGACCTTGAGCAGGAATTAGAGCATGAGCCACAACTTGAACTTGAGTTGGAGCTGGACCTTGAGTTTGATTACGAACATCAAAGAAAGCATCAAGATGCTTCATTGATCAACGATTCAAGCTTTGCAGTTGATTCTACTTCTATGAAGTCAACAGACAAGGAAAATGTTCTATCCAAACttttcaagaaaaagacAAAAGTGCCAGGTTCAAGCTCGCAGTCGgtattttcatttgaatCAAGAGGCTCAGGGGCTAGTGTCGACTACGAATCGGACAACGATGCAAAGctgatgaaaaagaagaccaacaacagcagtaaattatttaagaagaaatcaaagGCCAAATTATCAGAACAAGAGAATTCAGTGAATAAAGAGAAGCTTCGACCTTTGAATTTGGTGTCAAAAGAATCACAGACAATTGAGGAGAAAGAGAATTTGCGGCAAAGTAATGGTACTCGCAAGTCAGAACGGATTGAGAACCAAGAGCAACATGAAGAGCAATTGCCTGTAACCTCGTCACCCATACATCAATTCAACATTGAACATCTCAAGGACGATTTTATCTCTTTTGGGGAGAAGGACGACGTTTTGGATTCTGGAGCCCAAGATTTTGTCGAAGGTGTACAATCTCGTAATATTCAGAGCACAATTGtcattgttgatgaagatgaagaagcTTCTACTGGAAATAACGCTGCTAACAATGATTTGGAGACGTTAAGGGTTGATGAATTGTCTAAGAAGAAATCGGTCAGCAAGAAAAAACATAACAGGGTACAGAAAAAGAACCCTTCAACGGAACTTGCTGATACAAACAAGGAGATGGTAGAGGAGGTTCCTGCAGCAGATCAGAGTATCAAGCCAAGCCCAGAGGACGAAGTTGCTTCTAAGAATGAAGATAAAGAGAAGTTAGACATTCAagaaaagttgaaaaaatcaattaagcGTACGTCAAGAGCTAACCAACCTATAGAGTTTACAGACTCTGCTTTTGGGTTTCCCTTGCCACCACCATCTCAGTCAACTTTAGTGATGCTTGACTACAGATTTCCGGTTCATGTTGAACGTGCTATTTATAGATTGTCACACTTGAAGCTAGCTAACCCCAAACGTTCATTGAGAGAACAAGTTTTGTTGTCAAACTTTATGTATGCCTACCTTAACTTAGTTGATCATACATTACATTTGGAGCAACAAAACATGAGTAGTGAGGATGGTGATCAGATGGAACGTGAcgaggaagaggaagaagaaatgaCTGACACGGATGAGAAAGACATGATATTTGGAGAAAGTAGTATCGCCGATGAGGACGACATTATGCCCGAGGAAGCAAATGGCGATTCAATTGGGATTAACTTGGATATGGCTGGTATGGACGTTTTACATAGGAAACAGCACCATCATTCTGGAATCGAGGTATAGGAATTAGAATGAATTTAGAATAACTTAACATAGAGAACTATTgtaaaaatcaaaaaaaaaaaagatatcTAATGGATACTTAGATCGCTCTAATACATCATTTGCCGCACATTCGAAGTAACAGGCAACGACAGTTG is a window from the Candida dubliniensis CD36 chromosome 4, complete sequence genome containing:
- a CDS encoding Zds1 orthologue, putative (Similar to S. cerevisiae ZDS1;~In S. cerevisiae: role in establishing cell polarity; interacts with silencing proteins at the telomere, involved in transcriptional silencing; has a role in localization of Bcy1p, a regulatory subunit of protein kinase A; implicated in mRNA nuclear export; may act as an integration point for distinct signaling pathways helping to maintain a balance among these different pathways); this translates as MSSPNTSFHSDSNFESAVQDLEQEKKMVAALKRLSIGHMMQYDPDLPPGSMDDIDPFANNNNTTTTSSNNNHHNPHTRDHTNNNTHNHSPNSKLNNHRGQSPYDEDLIPQNIHRSHSTRSRSKSHSTSPSTSPQHKHQQQQQQQSFPHEPQTPPYNKSPSPVKRRSFYDNSSVLTSESHDIFFDAEDEVYDSSSPLLWVPANSHPQVNPESFKSLIKTQVEEILERKLSRKSTISRRSTLSRSSSTSTKETLAPEPEISPESEHDVSPPSPVRKSSLSSSSQQNPNEDISRKSSSSVSSTSPQKDPTKRESWYFNNPKRYSNPSLRELTSELEQLSKMAGMDKNDAVTLARTLSAQSLGYTDVEKLAFDELDGSQTTATATTPNSSGSSGGYDSASSPRTTTLHLQQRLQQQFQQAQMKAEREAERTTRHQQRQQQWPISNESSHKSSSQFSTNDGSSTPNIFTSSGSGTDFALKRSRRTDYRKKETDSKQKTSNNSPPTRKYNVRNSQLLFNYKRPVDSPSSSPSPSPSPSSSQSMTGHRVKHKKSQKSLEAALANPIVDGSDMSHNPYPTASTTIDFSRMGVKKSNKQPLSPENAMDGRSRTKPENKPHRGYPYQERSHPYHQQPQPQVQPQTQRQSTRQAHNHQGIGAEKQHRQDNKRIMSSATNTDINDFMVQSNQFQTNGSRHHRYDNLHKKDKTALFANEDPQRKSHSTRNSNMRNMSSSPQQHLHQPYSTTSAAPKSRQLHQNLDKLRSEINEFKESLNKSDSPGEDSKRAHRSHHDQYQQQHQHQHQRQQAPSQQQLEPRSYNHNDRYRSQQPHERLQPQQVQPLQSDTSFDISYQDLSVEDQLGIEQEALRELGKEKGNSHEIDIDDAFDEDLEVSPINDGTRSQFTLDHDILGSFDLMDNQLVGSADEEIQNLNGKTEVHVTRQQQEPQQPRNISPPSSQQYVAHDDLRLPPGKDTDRKSGPGLSIDLLQSKPIHPEETAIGFGMNALPSPTLHLDESQNSTPGHSRKTSNSASYDDYYNIADKSSTAGTPKTKKETKVKTKLFNKDPNLEIIDSDNYKEKMGIETSNNKKLKKKKSFGLLSTTSSVGGNNASESEGPKKLKKKKSWGWLRERSASTSSADINNLPPLPLDKLPTRSFSNPETSTDQHHKQDLANGSDLEQELEHEPQLELELESDLEFDYEHQRKHQDASLINDSSFAVDSTSMKSTDKENVLSKLFKKKTKVPGSSSQSVFSFESRGSGASVDYESDNDAKSMKKKTNNSSKLFKKKSKAKLSEQENSVNKEKLRPLNLVSKESQTIEEKENLRQSNGTRKSERIENQEQHEEQLPVTSSPIHQFNIEHLKDDFISFGEKDDVLDSGAQDFVEGVQSRNIQSTIVIVDEDEEASTGNNAANNDLETLRVDELSKKKSVSKKKHNRVQKKNPSTELADTNKEMVEEVPAADQSIKPSPEDEVASKNEDKEKLDIQEKLKKSIKRTSRANQPIEFTDSAFGFPLPPPSQSTLVMLDYRFPVHVERAIYRLSHLKLANPKRSLREQVLLSNFMYAYLNLVDHTLHLEQQNMSSEDGDQMERDEEEEEEMTDTDEKDMIFGESSIADEDDIMPEEANGDSIGINLDMAGMDVLHRKQHHHSGIEV